GATACCCACCAATGACACGAAAGAAAACGTACGGCTGGCGACGATTGCTTCGCTACGGCTCGAGATAGACACAACGAATGTGCAATAAGAGATACGATGCCCTCTCCGCCTCAGAGCCTATCTTCGAGATCGGCGGTGACAGCAGCCGTCGTCGCTGATCCACCGAGATCAGGTGTTCGAGGCGCAGATTCGTCCGCCAACTGGCTTTCGACGGCTGTCGAGAGAGCTGCTGCTGCTTCGTTCTCTCCGAGATGCTCGAACAGCATCGCTCCCGTCAGCACAGCGGCAAGCGGATTTGCGATTCCTTGTCCGGCGATATCAGGGGCACTCCCGTGCACCGGTTCGAACATCGACGGATAGGCACCGCTGGGATTAATGTTACCTGACGGCGCGAGACCGAGACTGCCAGTAACGGTGGCGGCGATGTCAGTCAGAACGTCGCCGAAAAGATTCGAAGCGACCACGACATCAAACGTCTCCGGACGGCGGATGAAGTCCATACTCGCACGATCGACGAGGAGTTCCTCAACAGTCACATCTGGAAACTCCTCGCTCACCTCTTGGACGATATCATCCCAAAAGACCATGCTGTGGGCCTGAGCATTCGATTTGGTCACGCTGGTGAGTCTTCCGTCTCGGTGTGTTGCAGCCTCGAATGCCTGCTGGACAACGCGCTGGGTCCCTTCACGAGTGAACACCGCACTCTGAACGGCGATTTCGTGATCGAATCCACGGTGCTCCCGTCCGCCGATGTTGGCGTACTCACCCTCGGTGTTCTCCCGATAGACTACGAAGTCGATATCGCCGGCCGCGTATCCACGAAGTGGACTCTCGATACCGTCGTACAGGATGGACGGGCGCTTGCAGATGTACTGATCGAATCCTTTTCGTATCGGTAATAGGAGTCCGTTGAGCGTGACGTGGTCCGGGATGTTCGGATGACCGACGGCTCCGAGAAAGATAGCGTCCGAATGTTCGAGGCGTGCAAGTCCATCCTCTGGCATCATTGCTCCGTCCTGAAGGTACCGTTCACTCCCCCACTCGT
The nucleotide sequence above comes from Halocatena marina. Encoded proteins:
- a CDS encoding isocitrate/isopropylmalate dehydrogenase family protein, translating into MAYNIAVIPGDGIGTEITDAVLPLLERGSEHHGFDFETTWYEWGSERYLQDGAMMPEDGLARLEHSDAIFLGAVGHPNIPDHVTLNGLLLPIRKGFDQYICKRPSILYDGIESPLRGYAAGDIDFVVYRENTEGEYANIGGREHRGFDHEIAVQSAVFTREGTQRVVQQAFEAATHRDGRLTSVTKSNAQAHSMVFWDDIVQEVSEEFPDVTVEELLVDRASMDFIRRPETFDVVVASNLFGDVLTDIAATVTGSLGLAPSGNINPSGAYPSMFEPVHGSAPDIAGQGIANPLAAVLTGAMLFEHLGENEAAAALSTAVESQLADESAPRTPDLGGSATTAAVTADLEDRL